The Numenius arquata chromosome 7, bNumArq3.hap1.1, whole genome shotgun sequence genome has a window encoding:
- the FAM161A gene encoding protein FAM161A, which yields MAAAHRAARLAASCLRTPLDPRTRAPAALYERGPPPAAAQDGLDLDSNPDREQTLSLNGDSDDWIDFSKMCNSNEEYYLKLEELKNAHLETMAKLESMYRNKLYLKGVHHLEKKNAASNMCCRPTWEKSSYQPLNLHKSFSDSDLSDPSGSSISDGSDRELAFEENGSKTGSSAFAKEQIEKMWDGFSVEDYISRTKHSCLPRSPAFRTIQKKQKAWSPKVTVPKPFQMTIREARKKEQNLKSKSQIELENNLLKKQLEEEAECQKKFRANPVPAAVFLPLYHEIVQRNEERRRSVKERSRLKLLASQKPFKFIEREKQRNEIRKMQLRDLSTPEKKKKQFKAKPVPKCVYSPAVTDKLKEEELYREIRIRMRAEDLLRNSSLPNSRLALKDTNKKKKHKCVEPKQTEHKPKIKSNVPDFELLHQKFQKQLLQQKQVKHLTVCEPFDLRTPRIPSNKGKILRDIQEDEEKLKETRWPYTSPRRKPQMRHSRANSHLSGFGESKSPKITESTRRRLQAIRNYEKQRMQEYLQELQEMEERVNQRPLLFERVTQKNARIAAEKHYSNRLRALGICPEFVSKKGQTTKLLQYFSPEDFTNSTDARERVSKDKVKERESFEEATDSSSPSEQSCDEEEGEKRKGVQASTWDGQSSELEDDEEARASPHVHQPCHAGEAGTSPTSDQCREEDEEAKAGLSLGRSQEEDEEENDDQSRPSSRSDQSHEREEGRSDPEAEGAFGYEDEEYENDDSEEKPSDEEAD from the exons ATGGCGGCTGCGCACCGTGCTGCGCGGCTGGCCGCCTCCTGCCTCCGCACCCCGCTGGACCCGCGCACCCGGGCGCCCGCCGCGCTCTACgagcggggaccgccgcccgccgccgcgcag GATGGTTTGGATTTGGATTCAAATCCTGACAGAGAGCAGACCCTTTCTCTAAATGGAGACTCTGATGATTGGATAGACTTTTCCAAAATGTGCAATTCAAATGAAGAATATTACTTGAAGCTAGAAGAGTTGAAGAATGCCCACTTGGAGACCATGGCAAAATTAGAAAGTATGTATCGgaataaactgtatttaaaagGAGTACaccacttggagaagaaaaatgctgcttctaACATGTGTTGTAG gcCAACTTGGGAGAAGAGCTCATATCAGCCTCTAAATTTGCACAAATCCTTTTCAGACTCTGACTTAAGTGATCCCTCAGGCTCAAGTATATCCGATGGGTCTGACAGAGAATTAGCATTTGAAGAAAATGGTAGTAAAACTGGATCATCTGCATTTGCTAAGGAACAGATTGAAAAAATGTGGGATGGGTTCAGTGTGGAAGACTACATCTCCCGCACCAAACACAGCTGCTTACCAAGGTCACCAGCCTTCAGAACaatacagaagaaacagaaagcatgGTCACCAAAAGTTACTGTGCCCAAGCCTTTCCAGATGACTATTAGAGAagctagaaaaaaagaacagaatctcAAATCAAAGTCACAGATTGAATTGGAAAATAACTTATTGAAGAAGCAACTAGAGGAAGAAGCGGAGTGTCAGAAAAAATTCCGAGCCAATCCAGTGCCTGCTGCCGTCTTCCTTCCTCTCTACCATGAAATCGTGCAACGAAACGAGGAACGCAGGAGGTCTGTGAAAGAGAGAAGCAGACTCAAGCTCTTGGCTTCTCAGAAGCCATTTAAATTCATTGAACGAGAGAAGCAAAGGAATGAAATTAGGAAAATGCAATTACGAGACCTTTCCACAcccgaaaagaaaaaaaaacagttcaaagCAAAACCAGTTCCTAAATGTGTTTATAGTCCAGCTGTTACTGACAAGCTAAAGGAGGAAGAGCTCTACAGAGAAATCAGGATCAGAATGAGAGCTGAAGACTTGCTACGTAATTCGTCTCTACCCAACAGCAGACTGGCTTTAAAAGATAccaataaaaagaagaaacacaaatgCGTTGAACCAAAGCAAACAGAACATAAACCCAAGATCAAGTCAAATGTACCAGATTTTGAGCTACTACACCAGAAATTTCAGAAACAGCTCCTGCAACAAAAACAAGTGAAACACCTTACAGTCTGTGAACCTTTCGATCTTCGCACTCCACGTATTCCCTCAAACAAGGGGAAGATTTTGAGGGACATTCAAGAGGATGAAGAAAAGTTGAAAGAAACACGTTGGCCATATACCTCTCCAAGACGTAAACCTCAAATGAGACATTCAAGGGCAAATTCACATCTCTCAGGATTTGGAGAATCTAAATcgccaaaaatcacagaatccaCAAGACGACGGTTACAAGCCATAAG GAATTATGAGAAGCAGAGAATGCAAGAATATTTGCAAGAGTtgcaagaaatggaagaaagagtAAATCAAAGGCCACTGCTTTTTGAAAGAGTCACTCAG AAAAATGCCAGAATAGCTGCAGAAAAGCATTATTCTAACAGACTGAGAGCGCTGGGGATATGCCCAGAGTTTGTTTCAAAGAAAGGACAAACAACTAAGTTGCTACAATACTTCAGTCCTGAAGATTTTACTAACTCCACTGATGCCAGAGAAAG AGTCAGCAAGGataaagtgaaagaaagggaaTCCTTTGAGGAAGCAACTGACAGTAGTTCTCCATCTGAGCAGTCCTGTGAcgaggaagagggagagaagagaaaaggtgTCCAAGCCTCCACCTGGGATGGCCAGTCCAGCGAGCTGGAGGACGATGAAGAGGCAAGAGCCAGCCCTCATGTTCATCAGCCTTGCCATGCAGGAGAAGCTGGGACAAGCCCCACCTCAGACCAGTGCCGTGAAGAGGATGAGGAAGCAAAGGCAGGCCTGTCACTTGGCCGTTcccaggaggaggatgaagaggagaatGATGATCAGTCAAGACCCAGCTCTCGGTCTGACCAGTCCCATGAGCGTGAAGAGGGTCGGTCTGACCCTGAAGCTGAGGGTGCCTTTGGATATGAGGATGAGGAATATGAAAATGATGATTCAGAAGAGAAACCTAGTGATGAAGAAGCTGACTGA
- the CCT4 gene encoding T-complex protein 1 subunit delta isoform X2, with protein MSENAGVKAHGGAGNRAKGTYQDRDKPSQIRFSNISAGKAVADAIRTSLGPKGMDKMIQDAKGDVTITNDGATILKQMQVLHPAAKMLVELSKAQDIEAGDGTTSVVVIAGALLDACSRLLQKGIHPTIISESFQKALEKGIEVLTNMAQPVELSDRETLLNSATTSLNSKVVCQYSSLLSPMSVDAVMKVIDPTTASSVDLRDIKIVKKLGGTIDDCELVEGLVLTQKVANTGVTRVEKAKIGLIQFCLSAPKTDMDNQIVVSDYAQMDRVLREERAYILNLVKQIKKAGCNVLLIQKSILRDALSDLALHFLNKMKIMVVKDIERDDIEFICKTIGTKPVAHIDQFTPDMLGSAELAEEVNLNGSGKLIKITGCTNPGKTVTIVVRGSNKLVLEEAERSIHDALCVVRCLVKKRALIAGGGAPEIELALRLNEYARTLRVTELRNRHAQGEKTAGINFRKGGISNILEELVVQPLLVSLSALTLATETVRSILKIDDVVNTR; from the exons CTGTTGCCGATGCGATTAGAACAAGCCTTGGACCAAAGGGAATGGATAAAATG ATTCAGGATGCGAAAGGAGATGTGACAATCACTAATGATGGTGCTACGATTCTGAAACAAATGCAGGTTCTGCACCCTGCAGCCAAAAtg TTGGTAGAGCTGTCAAAAGCACAAGATATTGAAGCTGGTGATGGCACTACATCTGTTGTGGTCATTGCTGGAGCTCTTCTGGATGCCTGTTCCAGACTTCTTCAAAAAg GAATTCACCCCACCATCATTTCAGAGTCATTCCAGAAAGCTTTGGAGAAAGGTATTGAAGTATTGACCAACATGGCACAGCCGGTTGAACTGAGTGACAGAGAGACCTTGCTGAACAGTGCAACTACTTCGCTGAATTCAAAG GTTGTGTGTCAGTATTCTAGTTTACTTTCTCCAATGAGTGTGGACGCAGTGATGAAGGTGATTGACCCAACTACAGCTAGTAGTGTGGACCTCAGAGATATTAAAATTGTTAAGAAGTTGGG AGGCACAATTGATGACTGTGAACTGGTTGAAGGACTAGTTCTGACTCAGAAGGTGGCAAATACCGGCGTAACCAGAGTGGAAAAAGCCAAAATTGGCCTCATTCAGTTCTGCTTGTCTGCTCCAAAGACAGAT atggACAACCAAATAGTTGTTTCTGATTATGCTCAAATGGACAGAGTACTGCGTGAAGAGAGAGCCTATATTCTAAATTTAGTTAAGCAAATTAAGAAGGCTGGATGCAATGTGCTGCTGATTCAGAAGTCGATTCTGCG GGATGCTCTTAGTGACCTAGCCCTCCATTTTCTGAACAAAATGAAGATCATGGTGGTTAAAGACATTGAAAGAGATGACATTGAGTTTATTTGTAAG ACAATTGGAACTAAGCCTGTTGCTCACATTGACCAGTTTACTCCTGACATGCTTGGGTCTGCTGAGCTGGCAGAGGAGGTCAACTTGAACGGTTCTGGGAAACTAATAAAG aTCACAGGCTGCACAAACCCCGGAAAAACTGTAACCATCGTGGTACGTGGATCCAACAAACTTGTTCTAGAAGAAGCTGAGCGTTCGATTCACGATGCTCTGTGTGTCGTAAGATGCTTAGTTAAGAAAAG AGCTTTAATTGCAGGAGGTGGAGCACCAGAGATAGAGTTGGCACTGCGCTTGAACGAGTACGCTCGCACTTTGAGGG TAACGGAGCTGAGAAACAGACATGCTCAAGGAGAGAAAACAGCTGGCATTAACTTCAGAAAG GGCGGCATTTCCAACATCTTGGAGGAGTTGGTTGTCCAGCCGCTGCTCGTGTCTTTGAGCGCATTGACTCTTGCAACAGAAACAGTGCGCAGTATTCTTAAGATTGATGATGTG GTGAACACCCGGTGA
- the CCT4 gene encoding T-complex protein 1 subunit delta isoform X1 → MSENAGVKAHGGAGNRAKGTYQDRDKPSQIRFSNISAGKAVADAIRTSLGPKGMDKMIQDAKGDVTITNDGATILKQMQVLHPAAKMLVELSKAQDIEAGDGTTSVVVIAGALLDACSRLLQKGIHPTIISESFQKALEKGIEVLTNMAQPVELSDRETLLNSATTSLNSKVVCQYSSLLSPMSVDAVMKVIDPTTASSVDLRDIKIVKKLGGTIDDCELVEGLVLTQKVANTGVTRVEKAKIGLIQFCLSAPKTDMDNQIVVSDYAQMDRVLREERAYILNLVKQIKKAGCNVLLIQKSILRDALSDLALHFLNKMKIMVVKDIERDDIEFICKTIGTKPVAHIDQFTPDMLGSAELAEEVNLNGSGKLIKITGCTNPGKTVTIVVRGSNKLVLEEAERSIHDALCVVRCLVKKRALIAGGGAPEIELALRLNEYARTLRGMDSYCVRAYGDALEVIPSTLAENAGLNPISTVTELRNRHAQGEKTAGINFRKGGISNILEELVVQPLLVSLSALTLATETVRSILKIDDVVNTR, encoded by the exons CTGTTGCCGATGCGATTAGAACAAGCCTTGGACCAAAGGGAATGGATAAAATG ATTCAGGATGCGAAAGGAGATGTGACAATCACTAATGATGGTGCTACGATTCTGAAACAAATGCAGGTTCTGCACCCTGCAGCCAAAAtg TTGGTAGAGCTGTCAAAAGCACAAGATATTGAAGCTGGTGATGGCACTACATCTGTTGTGGTCATTGCTGGAGCTCTTCTGGATGCCTGTTCCAGACTTCTTCAAAAAg GAATTCACCCCACCATCATTTCAGAGTCATTCCAGAAAGCTTTGGAGAAAGGTATTGAAGTATTGACCAACATGGCACAGCCGGTTGAACTGAGTGACAGAGAGACCTTGCTGAACAGTGCAACTACTTCGCTGAATTCAAAG GTTGTGTGTCAGTATTCTAGTTTACTTTCTCCAATGAGTGTGGACGCAGTGATGAAGGTGATTGACCCAACTACAGCTAGTAGTGTGGACCTCAGAGATATTAAAATTGTTAAGAAGTTGGG AGGCACAATTGATGACTGTGAACTGGTTGAAGGACTAGTTCTGACTCAGAAGGTGGCAAATACCGGCGTAACCAGAGTGGAAAAAGCCAAAATTGGCCTCATTCAGTTCTGCTTGTCTGCTCCAAAGACAGAT atggACAACCAAATAGTTGTTTCTGATTATGCTCAAATGGACAGAGTACTGCGTGAAGAGAGAGCCTATATTCTAAATTTAGTTAAGCAAATTAAGAAGGCTGGATGCAATGTGCTGCTGATTCAGAAGTCGATTCTGCG GGATGCTCTTAGTGACCTAGCCCTCCATTTTCTGAACAAAATGAAGATCATGGTGGTTAAAGACATTGAAAGAGATGACATTGAGTTTATTTGTAAG ACAATTGGAACTAAGCCTGTTGCTCACATTGACCAGTTTACTCCTGACATGCTTGGGTCTGCTGAGCTGGCAGAGGAGGTCAACTTGAACGGTTCTGGGAAACTAATAAAG aTCACAGGCTGCACAAACCCCGGAAAAACTGTAACCATCGTGGTACGTGGATCCAACAAACTTGTTCTAGAAGAAGCTGAGCGTTCGATTCACGATGCTCTGTGTGTCGTAAGATGCTTAGTTAAGAAAAG AGCTTTAATTGCAGGAGGTGGAGCACCAGAGATAGAGTTGGCACTGCGCTTGAACGAGTACGCTCGCACTTTGAGGGGTATGGACTCGTACTGCGTCCGTGCGTACGGAGACGCACTGGAAGTCATACCCTCTACACTGGCTGAAAACGCAGGTCTCAATCCTATTTCAACAGTAACGGAGCTGAGAAACAGACATGCTCAAGGAGAGAAAACAGCTGGCATTAACTTCAGAAAG GGCGGCATTTCCAACATCTTGGAGGAGTTGGTTGTCCAGCCGCTGCTCGTGTCTTTGAGCGCATTGACTCTTGCAACAGAAACAGTGCGCAGTATTCTTAAGATTGATGATGTG GTGAACACCCGGTGA